The DNA segment GACGGAGAATCACTAGTCCTTCGACGTCATCGTGATGTCGTGTTCCAAGGCGTCCGCAGCCACTGTGATCCGCAGCACCGAAGCTCGGTTGTATTTGCCCGGGATGGTTTCCTTTCGATCAATATCTAAGCCACGCTCTACCTCTTCGGCGGTTGGATTTTCTTTCCGCACTTCTTGAGGGGACGTCACCTGGACGGCCAACTCGCCTGGCGAAACCTCTGCGGTGTACTCACCGTCGATGATTTCGCCGCCACTGGTCGTCCCTTGGCCGCTGACCGGCATGAAACTGATCGTGCCAGAGTTGACCGGTTCTCCATCCATCGTGACCTTCCCCGAAATGTCAAGCATTCCATTATCAGGCGTGCATCCGGAAAGCACAAAAACGCAGATCGACAGCAAAAGCAAGGAAATACGAGGCAGCAACATCACAACATCCATTCAGGTAAATACCAAAACAAGGGGACCGCTCATCGCACAAAGGAGGTGGCGAAAACCCGATGGTTCTCGGCGGCAGAAAGCGCGTGCTATTCCGCCGTACCACATCTTCTTTGATGAACCGTCCCCGAAGAAAATCAAGCAACCGATAATTAGAGCGAACTGACTTCGCCACCCTGTGCGGTCGAAGCATCACGCCAAGTCTGCAGGTTGATCGTTTCGGAAACGAAACGGACCGAACCATCAGCCAAAGCCGACTGCACACCACCAGGATGGAGACTCATCGAAGCAAAGGTCGCCGAGCGCCAGTTGTCTCCACCGTTGTGGCAAGGGATTCGCCGCGGGCTGAAATCAGCCGGATCCCAACATCGCCGTCCCCCGTCAACCGAGGCCGACGTATTGGGCGACAGGTAGGTCGTAAACCCAGCACCAGAAGTGTAAATCGTCGCGGCATACATCCCTTGCCAACCGGTTGCATTCTGGTTGATAGGGACCTCGCTGAGCAGCAAAGTATTGCTCAAACCATCCGTAATGATCGAAAAGTTATGGGCTGCGTTTACCTTAAATGGAGCTCCACCAAAGTTGTAGGTCCAGACTCCATCCCAGTTATTGGGGTTTTCTTGACCGTAATTGGTATTCCCCATATTCACCGCGTAACTACCACGCTGATGATTCCAAGTCGGCGAGGCATTCGATTCCCCCAATACCATATTCTCCGAGGGGCACGACATCATATCCAGCTGCGTCGAACGATAGAGAGGCGAATTCCCGCCATTAACGCGCACATTGAAGTCGATCGTATCGTATAGCGCCTGCTGCTCGACAAACGGCAAAACCCGAGCTACCCAGGAGTGAGTGTCCAGGTTCACACCGTAATAATCGAAACCAACCGAAGGAAGGGCTAGGTTGGTGTCGTGGTAATTGTGCATCGCCAAAGCAATCTGCTTCAGATTGTTGCCACAGGACATCCGCCGAGCCGCTTCACGAGCCGCTTGTACGGCGGGCAAAAGCAGCCCGACCAGAACCCCGATGATCGCAATCACAACGAGTAATTCGACCAGCGTGAACGCCGCTCGATCCCGATTCAAATGAGAACGCATATTCAATTAAACTCCCAAAAAATAACAAAGACAAAAATTCTCAGCCTGATACTCTCCCTCAACAAAGGTGAGAGCCTAAGCCACCAAAAGAAGCGAACAGGACCAATCGGCACCCACCCGCTAAAACAGCGCAGAACGCACCATTAGAGCCCTCACACCGTGACGCTCAGGCCCATTCATTGTAATTGTCATTCCATAACCAGCCATGAGATCCAGCGTTTTTTTATTGAGATATATTGTCATCATCCGCAACATCCTCAAAAACGTGATATCCGCGACAGAGGGCTTTACGCGGGTGGGGATTGATTCAACCCCCATTCAGATCGGCGACGGGACACCGCGATGATGAAGATCGCGACCGGCCCACCCGCTAAAGATGCGGCTTCCCTTCGTGTCTGGCGGGGACCGAACGGGGAAAGAACCATGGCTTCTTTGGAGCCTTCATCGAATTCCCGATGACTGGGCAGCCGCGACAAGAATGGCCATACTCTATAGAGATTCATCCTCTTTAAACTGACGTGTCCACAATGGCGACCCTTCACGCTTTTGATCTCCTTGCGAAAGTCAACGCGGACACCGGAACGCTTCCTGACGAAGTGACGGAAACGTTGCCGGAAGTGATCCTTCTTGTTGGAAGCGATTCGACTCTCCGCACTTGGTGCCGCCCGCTGCTTACCGGCGATGCAGACATCACCGAGGCCGAAGGTGAATCGGCGATGTGGCCCGATTTGCGAGACGATCTTTCGACCGCGTCACTCTTCGCATTCGGCGAACGTCGCTCCGTCGTGATTCGTGGCGGAGACGCTTTTGTGAAACGCTACCGAGCGGAACTGGAGACCTATGCCGCCGAACCAAGCTCGGCCGGCCGCTTGGTAATGGAACTGGATACGCTCGCTTCCAATACTCGGCTGTACAAAGCGGCCTCAAAGAAGGGATGGATCATCGAGTGCAAACCTCCCGTCATCAAAGCGGGGCGTTCGACGCGGCCGGACGTACAACGCTTGCGCACGTTCTTGATGGAATTCGTGGCACCTCGACATCGCTGTCAAATCAACCAAAGCGCGACCGACCGCTTGATCGAACTGATCGGGGATGATGTCGGCCTGCTTGATACCGAAATTGCCAAACTGGCCGTCCACCTACCGGTCAACGGTAAAATTAACGAAGCCCTGGTCATCGACATTGTCGCAGGCTGGAAGGGCAAAACGATGTGGGACATCATCGAAGCCGCCGCATCCGGAAACACCGCAGAAGCGCTCCAGCATGTCGATCGTTTACTGACCAGCGGACAACGACCGATCGCCTTGCTTCCACAACTTGCCTGGTCGCTGCGACGTCTGGGAATGGCGACCGCCGCCGTCGATGCGGCCGAACAGCAGGGCCGAAAAATCAGCCTGACCGAGGCCTTTAAAACATCCGGCTTCCGAGGCTCGCCGCAAGACATGCAACAGGCCGAACGACAATTAAAGCAAATAGGACGGCATCGAGGGCGACAAATCCTTCCCTGGCTGCTGGAAGCCGACCTCCGGCTGAAGGGAAGCCACAGCGTCGAAGGACGAGACCGCTGGGTCCTGGAAGAACTGTTCTTAAAATTTGCTCGCGAAGCAAACTAATACATGGCCTGACGACGGCAATCGCGGGAAGGATACCAACCCGTGCGAACCGCCGTCTGGCGACCACAGATACGTTCGCCAAACGCGTGGCACCATGCGGCGACGGCTTGGTTTCGTTTTCGTTATACTTGGAGCCTCCATCCTGCATCTGCCCAACCTAGGTCCTCACCAATGCCGACTCATGCAATTGGCTACCTACTAAGCCTGCTGACCTGCCTGCTACTTCCTGCCAAACTTTTTGCGGATTCTCCACAGGCGGCAACAACCCAAATTGGCGACATTCAGTTCACGGTCGCTCCGGGTTTAAAAATCGAAAAGGTTTCGACGGACGATCTAACCACCTGGCCAATCGTGATCGACTGGGACCGCGAGGGAAACCTTGTCATCGCCGAATCAGGAGGAGTCAGTAAACCGATCGCGGAGCATAACGCACTTGGCTTGCACAAGATCATCCGCTTAAAAGACGTGGACGGCGACGGCCAATTCGATACTCGTCAAATCGTCGCGGACAACATGCCGTTTCCCGAAGGTGTGTTATGCCTGGGCGACGACATCCTGGTCGCGGCCCCACCGCAAATCTGGCGACTATCGGACAAAGATGGCGATGGCGTTTGCGAAGAACGCAGCATCTGGTTTGACGGCAAAACACTCACCGGATGCGCAAACGATTTGCATGGCCCATTCCTTGGTCCCGATGGCTGGGTTTATTGGTGCAAGGCCGCGTTTGCTGAACAAGAACATGAACTACTCGATGGGCGGACCTTCACGTCATCGGCTTCCCATATCTATCGCAGAAAGCTGTCGGGTGGACCTGTCGAAGCGATTTTCACCGGCGGTATGGACAATGTGGTCGAAGTCGCTTTTCTACCCAACGGGGACTCGTTCTTCACAAGTACCTTCCTCGAATATCCTCATGACGGACTGCGGGACGGAATCGCCCACGCGGTCTTTGGTGGTTTGTACGGGAAACAAAATGCGGTCCTCGCTGGACATGCACGAACCGGAGGGCTGATGCCGATCCTGTCGCAGCTTGGACCTGCTGCCCCCAGCGGACTCGCAACCTTAACAACCAACCAGCTGTTTCCTAACGACACTTCTGCAACTCCACAGCCAACCCTTGTAGCGGCATTATTCAACCTCCAAAAAGTAACCGCTCATCAGCTCTCGCCTTTGGGTGCCAGTTACCGTTCCAAAGATATCGACCTGGTGGTTGCCGACCGAGTCGACTTCCATCCGACGGATGTCCTAGAGGACAGCGATGGCAGTTTGCTGATCGTCGACACCGGCGGCTGGTATGGGCTCTGCTGCCCCACATCACGAATCGACCAAACGACAGCAACCGGAGGCATTTACCGTCTCTCACCAGCGGGTGATGCTCCCGCACAGTCTGCGAAACAAATAGCCGATCGCTCGCCGATCGACTGGGCCAAGCAATCCGCCGGCGATCTAGTGCAGCTTAGCTTTGACGGTCAACCTTGGGTTCGACGTGAAGCGAATCGCAACCTATCGCAAAACCCCTCCAGCGAAGCGATCGATGCTTTTGCCACCATCCTCAATGATTCGAACAGTCCGCTAACCCAACGTCAGTCGGCCGCTTGGTCTCTCTGCCAACTAGGCACTCCGCAAGCCCTTGACGTCCTAAGCAAACAGATCGCTGCCGACGATCCTTCGCTACAACAGATCGCATGCCATGCGGTCGGCCTGCATCGATACCAACCGGCAACGACCGCTTTGCTTCAACAACTGAAAACAGAAAGCGAAATCGATCCAATCGAAGACCAAGCGTCCGTCATTCGCTCCCTTGCCGAAGCCCTCGGGCACGTTGGCGATTCAGCCGCACAGTCTCAACTTCTTGTCACGCTAGACAAATCCGCAAACGACCGATTTCTTGAACACGCATTGATCCATGCGATGCTGGAAATTGAACGGCGAAGCGAAGCCGGCAACCTGCTTCAACAGGCCACAAGCGATGCCCAGTATCGTGCGGCTCTTTTTGTGGTGGCTCAAACGGCCGCTGCAAATGCATTGCACCCCGACACTTTCTTTACCGCTTTTACTCGCAACGACAAACGCCTGCATTCGACGGCCGCCTCATTCCTGGCCGAGCATCCCGAATGGGCAAGCCAATCAACCGACTCGCTAGACAAACTATTTGCCAGCCTAGCGACAACGGATGCAGAACCCACACGCAACCAATTGGCCGAAACCCTTCAAGAAATCTTGGGAGCCTGGAAATATGAAGCCAGCCTTCAAGCGTGGGTACAAGAAAAACTGTTGTCATCAGAGAGCCTTTCTCCCTTCCAAGCGACCTTCTTGGCGACCTCGATCGCCTCGTTCTCTCCTCCCACTCTGCCCGACGGATGGGTTCCCGCACTTTCCCAATGGCTGACCGCAGCCTCCCCTGAAATCCGGCAAGCGTTGATCGCCAACCTGACCAAAATCAAAGTTTCTAGCGGCCCCTCCGCAACCCTTGCCAAGACCATTGAATCATTGGCAAATGACACCGACCAAGAAGCGGACAGACTTACCCTCCTTTCGGCGATGCCGCCCAACAGCCTGCTCCAGTCCCAAGATCTGGAATCGCAGGTCGTGAGTGCATTCTTAAGCGACGATGAACGTCAGAACCTTCTGGCAGCGGCGGTGATCGCACGTCTCCGATTGTCGCCGTCCAACACCGAAAGGCTGACCGACCACCTGCACTCGATCCCTTCCAGCCAATTGAGCGCTGTGATTGAAACCATTCACCGCAGTGGCAACGACGCGGCCAAGCAGAAGACTCTGGAAACCATCGCCAGCGTGCCAGCGGCTCGAGGCCTTCCCGATACTTTCCTGGTTAACCTATATCGTTCCGCCTCCCCCGAACTGCGTGAACAAGCCAGCAAGACCGCCAACGAACTGAAGCGACCACCTGCCGACATCGAAACCGCGGTCCGCGACCAAATGAAAAAACTAAAACCGGGCGATGCCATCAAAGGCTTGCAAGTCTTTCGGAGCAGCAAAGCCGGTTGCAGCAGCTGCCACCGAATCGGCTATGTTGGCAAAGAACTAGGCCCCGATCTATCGCGAATCGGCGGCAGCCGAACCGCCGAAGCGATCCTGACGGCAATCTTGTTCCCCAGCGCTCGGCTTGAGCAAAGCTACCACACAACCCAAGTCCTAACCGTCGACGGCCAGCTTCACAGCGGATTGGTGCAACATTCGACGGCTCAGGAAATCAAGCTGCAGATCGACGCCCAGAAAACCGTGACCATTCCTCGGGATGAAATCGAAGAAACCCAACCGGGAAAAGTCTCGATCATGCCTGCAGGAATTGGCGAGCAATTGACGATTGAGGAATTATCGGATCTGATGACGTTCCTGAAATCGACCCAATAGGACCACAACCCTACTCATTGCGACGCTTCCTTGATGCCAACTTTGATCCACGCGTACAGCACCCTGCGTCAGTTACCAACCGCTAGTTTCGACTGCCTTTCCTCTGAATACCAAGACCACACGGACCCTTTGCTGAGGCAAGAACTTCACCGTCTGCAGCAGGAATTGACTGAAGACGATCCGCAGGCGATGACGGCGACGCGGTACGCGATCCTTCGCCATCTAGAGCGAACGGAACATCACGCATGCTTTTCCGTCGACTCGGCCGAAGATGCCGCGTTGACGGAATGGGCCTGGGAAAGCAACGCGATCTTGCGATACCCCGACAATTCGTATCGAGACCCTGCCGGCAAGCGATTGCTGGATTCGGCGACCGGAAACCCCGACCCCACCGCTCAGCTCCCCTTCCCTGCCGATGCCCGACAACGCAAGTCACAGACCGAACTGCTGCTCCGCAATCGGCTGATCGACGTTCCTGCAGAGCTTCCACCGATCGCGAGCGAACGCGAAGTTCAATTTAGAGATCCCACCCAGGTGGCGCGTCGAGCTTTAGCGATCTTCATCGTCGCGGTCCGAGCGGAATCGCTTGCCACCGGTCAACCGATTTCAGTCGAAAATCTCCGCAGCAAAGCTCCCGAGGCCTTTGTCGCACTCAGCCCCCAAGAGTCCGCGTTCTTAGCAGAATCAACGCCCAGCCAACAAAGCGTGGTCAATGCAGCGTGGCGTTACGAATCGCTCTTTGCATTGCAATGGGCGCTTGGCATGCATGCGGAACTTCCCTTTGCCGACACGATTTGCGACGTACCAACCGTCGCTCAGATCATGTTACAGATCCCGCACGGCGACTGGATCGAAACGGCTCGGTTACGTCCAACCACCGAAATTCTCGACGCGATCGACTTCAACCAAAGACTACTGTGGGCGGCTCGAGAAGCCAACAACAACAGCCAACCGGCTCCAGCAGCGATCGATGGCGGGGTGATCAGC comes from the Roseimaritima multifibrata genome and includes:
- a CDS encoding DUF4272 domain-containing protein, with the protein product MPTLIHAYSTLRQLPTASFDCLSSEYQDHTDPLLRQELHRLQQELTEDDPQAMTATRYAILRHLERTEHHACFSVDSAEDAALTEWAWESNAILRYPDNSYRDPAGKRLLDSATGNPDPTAQLPFPADARQRKSQTELLLRNRLIDVPAELPPIASEREVQFRDPTQVARRALAIFIVAVRAESLATGQPISVENLRSKAPEAFVALSPQESAFLAESTPSQQSVVNAAWRYESLFALQWALGMHAELPFADTICDVPTVAQIMLQIPHGDWIETARLRPTTEILDAIDFNQRLLWAAREANNNSQPAPAAIDGGVISERQHAFNWLIQFEEADWDDVDIPSF
- a CDS encoding DUF7133 domain-containing protein, translated to MPTHAIGYLLSLLTCLLLPAKLFADSPQAATTQIGDIQFTVAPGLKIEKVSTDDLTTWPIVIDWDREGNLVIAESGGVSKPIAEHNALGLHKIIRLKDVDGDGQFDTRQIVADNMPFPEGVLCLGDDILVAAPPQIWRLSDKDGDGVCEERSIWFDGKTLTGCANDLHGPFLGPDGWVYWCKAAFAEQEHELLDGRTFTSSASHIYRRKLSGGPVEAIFTGGMDNVVEVAFLPNGDSFFTSTFLEYPHDGLRDGIAHAVFGGLYGKQNAVLAGHARTGGLMPILSQLGPAAPSGLATLTTNQLFPNDTSATPQPTLVAALFNLQKVTAHQLSPLGASYRSKDIDLVVADRVDFHPTDVLEDSDGSLLIVDTGGWYGLCCPTSRIDQTTATGGIYRLSPAGDAPAQSAKQIADRSPIDWAKQSAGDLVQLSFDGQPWVRREANRNLSQNPSSEAIDAFATILNDSNSPLTQRQSAAWSLCQLGTPQALDVLSKQIAADDPSLQQIACHAVGLHRYQPATTALLQQLKTESEIDPIEDQASVIRSLAEALGHVGDSAAQSQLLVTLDKSANDRFLEHALIHAMLEIERRSEAGNLLQQATSDAQYRAALFVVAQTAAANALHPDTFFTAFTRNDKRLHSTAASFLAEHPEWASQSTDSLDKLFASLATTDAEPTRNQLAETLQEILGAWKYEASLQAWVQEKLLSSESLSPFQATFLATSIASFSPPTLPDGWVPALSQWLTAASPEIRQALIANLTKIKVSSGPSATLAKTIESLANDTDQEADRLTLLSAMPPNSLLQSQDLESQVVSAFLSDDERQNLLAAAVIARLRLSPSNTERLTDHLHSIPSSQLSAVIETIHRSGNDAAKQKTLETIASVPAARGLPDTFLVNLYRSASPELREQASKTANELKRPPADIETAVRDQMKKLKPGDAIKGLQVFRSSKAGCSSCHRIGYVGKELGPDLSRIGGSRTAEAILTAILFPSARLEQSYHTTQVLTVDGQLHSGLVQHSTAQEIKLQIDAQKTVTIPRDEIEETQPGKVSIMPAGIGEQLTIEELSDLMTFLKSTQ
- the holA gene encoding DNA polymerase III subunit delta: MATLHAFDLLAKVNADTGTLPDEVTETLPEVILLVGSDSTLRTWCRPLLTGDADITEAEGESAMWPDLRDDLSTASLFAFGERRSVVIRGGDAFVKRYRAELETYAAEPSSAGRLVMELDTLASNTRLYKAASKKGWIIECKPPVIKAGRSTRPDVQRLRTFLMEFVAPRHRCQINQSATDRLIELIGDDVGLLDTEIAKLAVHLPVNGKINEALVIDIVAGWKGKTMWDIIEAAASGNTAEALQHVDRLLTSGQRPIALLPQLAWSLRRLGMATAAVDAAEQQGRKISLTEAFKTSGFRGSPQDMQQAERQLKQIGRHRGRQILPWLLEADLRLKGSHSVEGRDRWVLEELFLKFAREAN
- a CDS encoding DUF1559 domain-containing protein is translated as MRSHLNRDRAAFTLVELLVVIAIIGVLVGLLLPAVQAAREAARRMSCGNNLKQIALAMHNYHDTNLALPSVGFDYYGVNLDTHSWVARVLPFVEQQALYDTIDFNVRVNGGNSPLYRSTQLDMMSCPSENMVLGESNASPTWNHQRGSYAVNMGNTNYGQENPNNWDGVWTYNFGGAPFKVNAAHNFSIITDGLSNTLLLSEVPINQNATGWQGMYAATIYTSGAGFTTYLSPNTSASVDGGRRCWDPADFSPRRIPCHNGGDNWRSATFASMSLHPGGVQSALADGSVRFVSETINLQTWRDASTAQGGEVSSL